A genome region from Solanum pennellii chromosome 12, SPENNV200 includes the following:
- the LOC107007718 gene encoding zinc finger CCCH domain-containing protein 64, whose product MAPLKILLCGDVLGRLNQLFKRVSSVNKAAGPFDALLCVGQFFPDSVEGIDEFNGYIEGRSKIPIPTYFIGDYGAGSPKILSEALKDPSNKGFKMEGLRVCDNLYWLKGSGKFSLNGLSVAYLSGRRTPCGTQFGTYSQDDVDALRALAEDPVTVDIFLTNEWPSGVTNGTTSKAPVEISDSSGSDPTVSELVTEIKPRYHVAGTVGVYFDREPYANVDALHATRFLGLAPVGNRDKQKFIHAISPTPASTMSKTELSAKPPNATSCPYINADKAAQPDGATKRPGDGTSESQYWRYDVSKKKQKHGDGGGDRLCFKFASSGSCPRGNQCHFRHDEEASEQYSRGVCFDFLNKGKCEKGPDCNFKHSLQEEGDRSASGAASSNRSRECWFCLSSPNVESHLITSVGEYYYCALAKGPLTPDHVLIMPIEHTPNTLSLPLECEKELERLQSSLKAYFKKQGKEAVFFEFVFKRGSHANLQVVPIPSSRASAVRDIFNLAADKLGFKLSMVKEGRQALRTQFDRSCSLFYVEVPGGDILSHVIEENEKFPAQFGREVLAGLLNIADRADWRNCKVGKEEETKMAERFKNGFQEYDPNQ is encoded by the exons GTGAACAAGGCAGCTGGTCCATTTGATGCTCTTCTTTGCGTAGGCCAATTTTTTCCTGATTCGGTTGAGGGGATTGATGAATTCAATGGCTACATTGAGGGGCGTTCCAAGATTCCGATACCGACCTATTTCATTGGTGATTATGGTGCAGGGTCCCCAAAAATATTGTCAGAAGCATTGAAGGACCCGAGTAACAAAGGGTTTAAGATGGAGGGTTTAAGAGTCTGTGACAATTTATACTGGTTGAAAGGAAGTGGGAAGTTTAGCCTTAATG GGTTATCTGTGGCATACTTATCTGGTAGGCGAACTCCATGTGGAACTCAATTCGGAACATATAGTCAAGATGATGTTGATGCTTTGAGGGCTTTAGCAGAGGATCCAGTAACAGTAGACATCTTTCTTAC TAATGAGTGGCCCAGTGGAGTAACAAATGGAACGACATCAAAAGCTCCTGTAGAAATTTCTGATTCATCTGGGAGTGATCCCACAGTGTCAGAGTTGGTAACTGAGATTAAGCCTCG GTATCATGTTGCAGGAACTGTGGGTGTATACTTTGATCGTGAACCATATGCTAACGTTGATGCTCTACACGCAACTCGCTTTTTGGGCTTAGCTCCTGTTGGAAACAGAGATAAACAG AAATTCATTCATGCGATATCCCCCACTCCAGCATCAACAATGTCGAAAACTGAGCTTAGTGCAAAGCCACCAAACGCTACTTCATGTCCATATATAAATGCTGACAAAGCAGCCCAACCCGATGGAGCCACTAAGAGGCCCGGTGATGGTACTTCTGAGTCACAGTATTGGAGGTATGATGTATCCAAGAAAAAGCAGAAACATGGAGATGGTGGTGGTGACAGACTCTGCTTTAAATTTGCCTCTTCTGGCTCTTGTCCAAGAGGAAACCAGTGCCATTTTAGACATGATGAAGAGGCTTCAGAACAATACTCAAGAGGTGTGTGTTTTGACTTTCTCAACAAGGGAAAATGTGAAAAAGGTCCTGATTGCAACTTCAAGCACAGCTTGCAGGAAGAAGGTGACAGATCAGCATCTGGGGCAGCAAGCTCTAATAG GTCAAGAGAATGCTGGTTTTGTTTGTCAAGCCCGAATGTTGAGTCACATCTCATCACTAGTGTCGGAGAATATTACTACTGTGCACTTGCTAAAGGACCTTTAACACCTGATCATGTGCTGATTATGCCTATTGAACACACACCCAATACGTTATCTCTGCCACTGGAATGTGAAAAGGAACTGGAACGACTTCAAAGCAGCCTCAAAGCTTACTTCAAAAAGCAAGGGAAGGAAGCAGTTTTTTTTGAGTTCGTATTCAAGCGAGGAAGTCATGCCAATCTCCAG GTTGTTCCTATTCCCTCGTCCAGGGCATCTGCGGTTCGAGATATTTTTAACTTGGCTGCTGACAAATTGGGATTTAAGCTTTCTATGGTTAAAG AAGGAAGACAAGCGTTGCGGACACAGTTCGACAGAAGTTGCAGCTTATTTTATGTTGAAGTTCCTGGAGGTGATATTTTGTCACATGTTATTGAGGAGAATGAAAAATTCCCTGCTCAATTTGGTCGTGAG GTTTTAGCAGGCTTGTTGAATATAGCAGATAGAGCTGATTGGCGAAATTGTAAGGTTggtaaagaagaagaaactaaaaTGGCTGAGAGATTCAAGAATGGATTTCAAGAATATGATCCAAATCAATAG
- the LOC107006997 gene encoding probable polyamine oxidase 5 encodes MVSEKPKIVIIGAGIAGLTAAKKLYTTQNSNELFEVCVVEGGNRIGGRIFTTEFCGDRVEMGATWIHGIEGNPIYKIAQEFNGFETDKPWDSMGGKVDKKLTITEDGHEVHSSFVNSISNFFNNLLEFSSGEGDFDGGVGRKIVESLNLEENGRVDKISMGSYLRKGLEFYWGLKKDQGKVESLNLENDQENVEGFNLEDGGIEKEQENVESFNLKSGGVENDQEKVESFNLEHVGIEKDQENVESFNLEHVGIEKDQENVESLNLDDSGVEKDQEKVKSFYLDDGGIEYDQEKVKSFNLDDGIEKDQENVESFNLDNGGIEKDQENVERFNLDDGGVEKDQENVESFNLDDGGVEKDQENVESFNLDSGGIEKDGENVEVFENWSRKALEEGIFAMFENIHRHYSSAGDLGTLDFNGESEYCNFPGDEITIAKGYSSIVESLASVLPPGLIQLGRKVSKIEWQLETSDGNKPVKLHFSDGSVMYADHVIVTVSLGVLKQGIREDSSLFSPPLPKFKTEAISRLGFGVVDKVFLQLSPTHHDGINFPNMMMVFHQSNAKLKNPKIPLWIRRTTLTHPVYPESRVVGSWFAGEEALKVETLDDDEIIEGVSITMSEFLSNTKHFKNSIKFSKVLKCKWGTDPLFLGSYTHIAVGSSGDDLDAMAEPLPKEISDDKNSKRSPRLQVLFAGEATSRNYYSTTHGAYLTGIREANRLLEYFQCVDV; translated from the coding sequence ATGGTGTCTGAAAAGCCCAAAATTGTTATAATTGGGGCAGGAATAGCTGGTCTAACAGCAGCTAAAAAGCTCTACACAACACAAAACTCAAATGAACTATTTGAGGTTTGTGTTGTAGAAGGTGGAAACAGAATTGGTGGAAGAATTTTCACTACTGAATTTTGTGGTGATAGAGTTGAAATGGGTGCAACTTGGATACATGGAATTGAAGGCAATCCAATATACAAAATTGCTCAAGAATTTAATGGATTTGAAACTGATAAGCCATGGGATAGTATGGGAGGtaaagttgataaaaaattgACTATAACAGAAGATGGACATGAGGTACATTCATCCTTTGTTAACTCGATATCgaattttttcaataatctgTTGGAGTTTTCGTCTGGTGAAGGAGATTTTGATGGTGGGGTTGGTAGAAAGATTGTTGAAAGCTTGAATCTTGAAGAGAATGGTCGCGTTGATAAGATTAGTATGGGTTCTTATCTTAGAAAAGGGCTAGAGTTTTACTGGGGTTTAAAGAAAGATCAAGGAAAAGTTGAAAGTCTCAATCTTGAAAATGATCAAGAAAATGTAGAAGGCTTTAATCTTGAGGATGGTGGCAttgaaaaagaacaagaaaatgtTGAAAGCTTCAATCTTAAAAGTGGTGGTGTTGAAAATGATCAAGAAAAAGTTGAAAGCTTCAATCTTGAACATGTTGGTATtgaaaaagatcaagaaaatgTAGAAAGCTTCAATCTTGAACATGTTGGTATtgaaaaagatcaagaaaatgTAGAAAGCTTAAATCTTGACGATAGTGGTGTTGAGAAAGatcaagaaaaagttaaaagcttCTATCTTGACGATGGTGGTATTGAATATGatcaagaaaaagttaaaagcttCAATCTTGACGATGGTATtgaaaaagatcaagaaaatgTAGAAAGCTTCAATCTTGACAATGGTGGTATtgaaaaagatcaagaaaatgTAGAAAGATTCAATCTTGACGATGGTGGTGTTGAGAAAGATCAAGAAAATGTAGAAAGCTTCAATCTTGACGATGGTGGTGTTGAGAAAGATCAAGAAAATGTAGAAAGCTTCAATCTTGATAGTGGTGGTATTGAGAAAGATGGAGAAAATGTTGAAGTTTTTGAAAATTGGAGTAGAAAAGCACTTGAAGAAGGTATTTTTGCTATGTTTGAGAATATACATAGGCATTATTCATCAGCTGGTGATTTAGGTACTTTAGATTTCAATGGAGAAAGTGAGTATTGTAATTTTCCTGGAGATGAAATAACTATAGCCAAAGGGTATTCATCTATTGTTGAATCTTTGGCTTCTGTTTTACCACCTGGTTTGATCCAATTAGGTCGAAAAGTCTCGAAAATTGAATGGCAATTGGAAACTAGTGATGGTAATAAGCCAGTGAAGTTGCATTTTAGTGATGGATCAGTTATGTATGCTGATCATGTCATTGTTACAGTCTCATTAGGAGTTCTAAAACAAGGAATTCGCGAGGACTCGAGTCTTTTTAGTCCTCCACTTCCTAAGTTCAAGACTGAAGCTATTTCAAGGCTTGGTTTTGGTGTTGTTGATAAGGTGTTCTTGCAACTTAGCCCAACTCATCATGATGGGATAAATTTCCCTAACATGATGATGGTTTTTCATCAGTCAAACGCGAAGCTGAAGAATCCGAAAATCCCTTTGTGGATAAGGAGGACTACACTTACACATCCAGTTTACCCAGAGTCAAGAGTTGTGGGATCATGGTTTGCAGGTGAAGAAGCTTTGAAGGTTGAGACTCTTGATGATGATGAGATCATCGAGGGGGTCTCGATAACAATGTCAGAGTTTCTATCAAACACAAAGCATTTCAAGAACTCCATCAAGTTTAGTAAAGTTTTGAAGTGCAAATGGGGTACTGATCCATTGTTTTTGGGATCATATACTCATATAGCTGTTGGATCAAGTGGGGATGATTTGGATGCTATGGCTGAACCATTGCCTAAAGAGATCAGTGATGATAAAAATTCGAAGAGAAGTCCTCGACTTCAAGTTTTATTTGCAGGTGAAGCAACAAGTAGAAATTACTATTCAACAACACATGGTGCTTATCTTACTGGTATTAGAGAAGCTAATAGGCTTCTTGAGTATTTTCAATGTGTTGATGTCTGA
- the LOC107005608 gene encoding transmembrane protein 258 yields MAQSAKPISSPVPDAWYPTLAVFMLAIGLVVTASFFIYEATAPRKYRSLAKELVTGTVASVFLGFGSLFLLLASGVYV; encoded by the exons ATG GCTCAATCAGCAAAACCGATCTCGAGTCCAGTACCTGATGCGTGGTACCCAACCCTAGCAGTGTTCATGCTTGCAATTGGTCTTGTTGTAACTGCTTCATTTTTCAT CTATGAAGCTACTGCTCCGAGGAAATACCGTAGTCTTGCAAAGGAGCTTGTAACAGGGACAGTAGCGTCTGTTTTCTTG GGTTTTGGATCCTTGTTTTTGCTACTTGCTTCCGGCGTATATGTTTGA